From a region of the Pongo pygmaeus isolate AG05252 chromosome 5, NHGRI_mPonPyg2-v2.0_pri, whole genome shotgun sequence genome:
- the BAK1 gene encoding bcl-2 homologous antagonist/killer isoform X2, whose amino-acid sequence MVTLPLQPSSTMGQVGRQLAIIGDDINRRYDSEFQTMLQHLQPTAENAYEYFTKIASSLFESGINWGRVVALLGFGYRLALHVYQRGLTGFLGQVTRFVVDFMLHHCIARWIAQRGGWVAALNLGNGPILNVLVVLGVVLLGQFVVRRFFKS is encoded by the exons ATGGTCACCTTACCTCTGCAACCTAGCAG CACCATGGGGCAGGTGGGACGGCAGCTCGCCATCATCGGGGACGACATCAACCGACGCTATGACTCAGAGTTCCAGACCATGTTACAGCACCTGCAGCCCACGGCAGAGAATGCCTATGAGTACTTCACCAAGATTGCCTCCAG CCTGTTTGAGAGTGGCATCAACTGGGGCCGTGTGGTGGCTCTTCTGGGCTTCGGCTACCGTCTGGCCCTACACGTCTACCAGCGCGGCCTGACTGGCTTCCTGGGCCAGGTGACGCGCTTCGTGGTCGACTTCATGCTGCATCACTGCATTGCCCGGTGGATTGCACAGAGGGGTGGCTGG GTGGCAGCCCTGAACTTGGGCAATGGTCCCATCCTGAACGTGCTGGTGGTTCTGGGTGTGGTTCTGTTGGGCCAGTTTGTGGTACGAAGATTCTTCAAATCATGA